In Nostocoides sp. HKS02, the DNA window ATCCTGATCGTTCGTTTCAGCATGATGCTAATGCACCGCGTCAAGTCGTGTCGTGGAAGCTATTGACGCCAACTAAGTTCCGTGGTGAAAATAACACCGACGGATGGCGCTCGCCTTCCCTCTCGCCCCGCTCATGCTCAAGGAGGAGTCATGCGCATGCATCCCCCCCTCGCCCGGTGGGCTGTCGTCGGGACCGCGGTGCTTGGCCTGGCGGCCTGTGCCGGCGGGTCCACGGCCGCCACGTCGTCCGATGCCAACCAGAAGGTGACGCTCACCTACTGGCACGCGTACAGCGCCGACAGCCCCGAGGTGAACACCCTCACCACGGTGGTCATCCCCGGGTTCGAGAAGACGCACCCCAACATCACGGTCAAGGCGGTCGCCTTCCCCTACGACCAGCTCCACCAGAAGCTGCTCACGTCCACGGCGGGCGGCACCCTGCCCTGTCTGGTGCGAAGCGACATCATCTGGGTGCCCGAGCTCGCCCAGCTCGGAGCCATCACCGCACTCGACGGGGTGATGAAGGACTATGACGCCGTCACGAGCCGCACCTACCCCGGCGCCCTGGCGACCACCGTGTGGAAGGGCAAGCACTACGGCCTGCCGCTCGACACCAACACCCGGGTCCTGATGTACAACCAGGCCACGCTCGCCAAGGCCGGGATGAACGCGCCCCCCAAGACCTTCGACGAGCTGCGCGCCCTCGCGGACAAGCTCAAGGGCAGCAAGGACGTCGCCTTCGCCGACAACGGCACCAGCGGCTGGAACCTCTTCCCCTGGATCTGGTCGGCCGGCGGCGACATCACCGACAAGGGCATGACCAAGGCGACCGGCTACCTCAACTCGCCGCAGTCCGTCGCGGGCGTCCAGCTGCTCGTCGACCTGCACAAGCAGGGCCAGGTGCCTGACCTGATCCTCGGCGGCAAGGGCGGCATCGACACCTCGGTCGGGCTCCCCAGCGGGCAGTACGCCTCGATCCTCGACGGACCGTGGATGTTCCCGATCTTCCAGAAGCAGAACCCCAACTTCGCGCTCAAGACGGCGATGGTGCCGGCCGGTCCCGGCGGGTCCGTGTCGGTCGTCGGCGGCGAGGACCTCGTCATGACGTCGAGCTGTGACCACAAGGACCAGGCTGCAGAGTTCGCGCGGTACATGCTCAGCGACGACGCCCAGACGGCCATGGCCAAGGTGGGCCAGATGCCGGTGCTCGCCGACCTCGGGAGCAAGCTCACCGACATCCAGCCGTACTACGCGATCTTCGCCGAGCAGCTGAAGTCGGCCCGGGCCCGGCTCCCGCACCCGCAGTACCCGAAGATCGAGTCGATCATCTCGACCGAGGTGCAGAAGGCGTTCAAGGGCCAGCAGAGCGTGCAACAGGCCCTCGACAACGCGGCCAAGCAGATCGACCCCCTCCTCGCCGGATGACCATTCCCGCAGACACCCAGGTCCGTCCGCGCCGTTTCCCCTGGCGGCGCGGGCGGGCCTGGGGCGGCTCGACCGGCACGGCATACCTCTTCCTCGCCCCGGGTCTGGTCCTGTTCGTGACGCTCATCGCCTACCCGGTGTTGCTGGCGCTACGCATCAGCTTCTACGACTGGAAGGTCGTGCAGGGCGCCGTGAGCCCGTTCGTGGGCCTCGACCAGTACACCCGCGCCCTGGGTGACCCGATCCTGCGCAAGGCCGCCGTCAACACCGTCTTCTACCTCGTGGCGACCGTGCCGGCACAGCTGGCGATCGGCATGGCGCTGGCTCTGCTGCTCAACCGCGCGATCCGCGGGCGGGTGGTGTTCCGGGCGCTCTACTACCTGCCGGTCATCACGAGCTGGGTGGTCGTGTCCCTCGTCTTCGAGTACCTGTTCAACACCCAGGCCGGACTGGTCAACCACGTCCTGGTCGACTGGCTTCACGTGATCGGCGCACCGGTGGACTGGCTTGGCTCGCGCTGGCCGGCCCTGGTCACCCTCAGCCTGCTCGGGATCTGGAAGGGCGTCGGCTGGTCGATGCTGATCTTCCTGGCCGCGCTTCAGGCGGTGCCGAGAGAGCTGCTCGACTCCGCCGCCGTCGATGGCGCAGGGCCGGTGCGGCAGTTCTTCTCGGTGATCCTGCCGCTGCTGCGGCCTGTCGTCGCCTTCGTCACGGTCATGCTCGTCATCGGGGGGTTCAACGTGTTCATCTCGGTCTTCATCATGACCGGCGGAGGGCCGGCCAACGACACCGAGGTGGTCCTCACCTACATGTACAAGCAGGCCTTCACCTTCCTCGACTTCGGCTACGGGTCAGCGATCGCCTACCTGCTCGCCCTCGTGATCTTCGCGCTCTCCTTCGCCCAGATGCGACTGTTCCGCTACGACCAGGAGGTCGGCTCATGACAGCGGTGGTCACCTCCCGAGGACGGCGCAGCGGCACGCCGTGGTTCCGGTATGCCGTGCTCATCGTCGGCGCGGTCGTCACCTGCGTGCCGTTCCTGATGATGGTCTCGACGTCGTTCAAGAAGCAGACCTTCGTCCTCGAGGTTCCGCCGAAGCTGATTCCGCACGACCCCACGCTGGCCAACTACCAGCAGGCGTGGAGCTCGACGGGCTTCGCGACGTACTTCCTCAACAGCGTGCTCGTTGCCGTGTCCACGGTCGCCGGCGTCCTGCTGATCGGCGCGATGATGGCCTACGCGTTCGCGAGGTTCGAGTTCCCGGGCAAGCGCCCGATCTTCCTCATGCTCGTCGCGACGTTGATGATCCCGGGGATGATGCTCATCATCCCGCAGTACCTGGTCGCGAAGGACCTGCACGTCCTCGACTCGCGGCTCGGGCTGGTGCTCTTCTACGTCGCGGGCCAGCTCGCGTTCACGACCTTCCTGCTGCGCGGGTTCATCGTCACCATCCCGCGGGACCTCGACGAGGCCATGCTCATCGACGGGGCCGGCCGGTTCCGCATCTTCTGGAGCCTGATCCTGCCGCTGTGCCGGCCGGCGCTCGCCACGGCAGGCATCTTCTCTTTCCTCGGTGCGTGGGACGAGTTCGTCTGGGCCGTCACCGTCATCGACTCTCCCGAGAAGCGCACGCTTCCCATCGCCATCGCCCTGTTCCAGGGGCAGCACGCGACGTCGTGGGGTCTGGTCTTCGCCGCCTCCGTCATCGCGGTCGTGCCCGTGATCACCGTGTTCATCATCTTCCAGCGGCAGTTCGTCGCTGGCGTCCAGGCAGGAGCACTCAAGGGATGACCATCGCCCTCTCGCCGACCCGCACCGCGCTGGTCGACCACTCGTTGCGCGTGCTCATGGCCGGCCAGGCCGCGAGCGGCGCGTTCGTGGCCAGCCCGACCTTCGCCACGTACCACTACGCCTGGCTGCGCGACGGCAGCTTCGTCGCCGAGGCTCTCGACCGGTTCGGCGAGACCGAGGCGGCGGCCCGGTTCCACGCCTGGGTCTGTCGCACGGTGCTCAAGATGCGTCCCCGGGTCGAGCGAGCTGTCGCGGCCGCCAGTGGCGGTGACGTCGCAGCGATGCTGCCCACGCGGTTCGAGCTCGACGGCCGCGAGGAGTCCGGTGAGGAGGACTGGCCCAACTTCCAGCTCGACGGCTACGGCACCTGGCTGTGGTCGTTCGCCCAGCACCTGCGCCGCACCCGTCAGGTCGCGCGCCCGCACGAGCTCGAAGCGGTAGAGCTCATCGCCCGGTACCTCGACGCGGCCCGGGACCAGAGCTGTTACGACTGCTGGGAGGAGCACGTCGAACACCGTCACGCCGCGACCGTCGCGGCCTGCGCCGCGGGACTGCGGGCCGCCGGGGACCTGCTGCAGCAGAACGCATTTCGCGACACCGCTGTGAGCCTGGAGCAGATCCTGGTACGCGACTTCAGCCGTGACGGTGCGTTCGTCAAGCACGACGGGTCGACCGCGGTCGACGCGTCGCTGCTGTGGCTTGCGCTTCCTTTCGGAGTGGTCGCCGCGGACGACCCGCTGTTCCTGGGCACCGTCGCGCGCGTCGAGCGCGAGCTGCAGGTGCCGGCTGGCGGCGTGCGTCGCTACCTCGGCGACACGTTCTACGGGGGTGGCGAGTGGGTCATCCTGACGGCCTGGCTCGGGTGGGCGCACCACACCGCTGGGCGGGAGCACGCTGCCCTCGAGTGCCTGAAATGGGTCGAGTCGACGGCGACCGCGTCCCTCGACCTCCCGGAACAGGTCGACACCCATCCCCAGAGTCCGGGGCACGTGGCCGAGTGGGTGGACCGTTGGGGCCCGTCGGCGACACCCCTGCTGTGGTCTCACGCCATGTACCTCACCCTGGTCGACGAGCTGGGGCTTCGATGAGCACGCTCCTCGACCTCAGGCTCGAGCGCTCTGACGCTCGCCCGCAGGACGAGGTCGTGCTCCTGCTCGACACGCCATCGACAATGGCGACCACCCCAACCGCCACCCGCAGCGCCAGCCTCACGGTCACCAGCCTCGGAGATCGCATCCTCACTCGGGAGATCGACCTCGTGGCAGGGCGGCAGCGCATCGTGCTGGGTCGCTTCGACGCAGGCTCCTACGCCGTCACCGTGCGGGTCGACGACGACGTCGCGCACACGGCATACGACGTGCTCGAGGACCGGGCGACGCGTCCGCGGTACGGCTTCGTGACGGACTTCCGGCCAGGCCGGTCGGACGGCGAGGCCGTGGCCGAGTCGCTGCGCGCGTTCCACCTCACACACGTCCAGTTCTACGACTGGATGTACCGGCACGCCGAGCTGCTGCCCCCGGAGGACGTCTTCGTCGACACCCTGGGTCGCGAGCTGTCCCTCGCCGTGGTGCGCGACTTCATCGAGGCGGTCCACGACGCCGGAGCCGAGGCCCTCGCGTATGCCGCGGTGTACGCGGCGGGCAAGGACTACGCCGCCGCCCACCCGGAGGAGCTGATCCACCACCCCGACGGAAGCCCGTGGATGCTCGGTGACTTCCTCTGGAACACCGACCTCAGCGCCGGCTCGTCGTGGTCGAGGCACATCGTCGAGGAGATGGGGCTGGCGGTGGAGATCGTCGGCTTCGACGGGCTCCACCTGGACCAGTACGGCGACCCCAAGCTCGCGACGACCGCGACCGGCGGCGTACTCGACCTCGCAGCAGCCTTCCCGGCCTTCATCGACGCGGTCCGTCGACGCCTGCCTGCCGCGACCCTGATCTTCAACAACGTCAACAACTTTCCGACCCGCACCACCGTCACGGCGGCCCAGGATGCCACCTATATCGAGGTGTGGTCGCCCCACGACGACCACGCCGACCTCGTCGACCTCGTGCGGGGGGCCCGCGCGCTGGCGCCATCGCGCCCGGTCATCCTGGCGGCATACCTCGAACCCTTCGCGAACGGCTGCGGTCCGGCCGAGCTCGCGGCGGCGAAGCTGGCGCTCGCGACCACGTGGGCGGAGGGCGGCCAGTACCTTCTCTTCGGCGAGTCCGCGGGCGTGCTGGTGCACCCGTACTACCCGAACTACGCGACCCTGACCGAGCCGGCGACCAGGGAGCTGCGCGCGTTCGTCGACTTCTCGGTGGCCAACGGCGACCTGCTCTTCGACCCAGACCTGCTCGAGGCCACGACCCACCTCGTCGGCGGGATCAACGGGGACGTGACGGTCGAGGGAGTCCCGGTCGCGTTGCGTCCCACGGCCGGCGCGGTGTGGGTCAGGGCGGCCACCTGCGGAGCCAGGCTCGTGATCCAGCTGGTCGACTACACGTCCCAGGCCGACGGTCGGTGGAACGTCCCGCGTCAGGAGACGGTGCCGGTCACCGGGGTGCGCCTCGCGGTGCGCGTCGCCTCGGAGACGGTCCGGGTCCGCGGCGGACACCCCGGCGCGGGCCCCGGTCTGCGGGAGCTGGCCGCGACGAGGGACGGCGAGGTCGTCACCATCGAGGTCCCCTCCTTCGAGGCGTGGGCCATGGTGGTCATCGATCGCTGACCGGGTCGGAGGGTGCCGCCTACCCTTGGGGAATGAGGCGACGGTGCCCTCCGGTCGCGCTGCTCCTCGGCCTTCTTGTCGCCGGGTGCAGCGCCGCCCCTCCCGCGCGACCGGGCGTGCCCGGGAGCTCCCGACCCGGGTCGGGCGTCACCACGCCGGCGACCCCGGCGGCGCCCCCATCGGTGGTCTCCGGCGCCCCGGCCTCGGCGAACCCCTGCGCTCCACCCGAGCTCACCCTGGACCCGCACTGGCGGATCGTCCGGCCCGGCGCGCCGGCCGACCTGGAGGGGTGGGCCGACCGCACGAGCGTCCTGCCCGGTGAACCCGTGGCCCTCCACGTCTCGAGCGCGGCCCCGACGTTCACGGCCACGGCATACCGGATGGGGTGGTACGGCGCAGCCGGGGGTGCCCGCGTGTGGCGGTCGCCAGGGACCATCGGACGGGTGCGCGCCCGCCCCTCGACGGCCTCCTGGATGGCTTCCCCGACGCGCACGGTGACGACCACCTGGCCGGCCTCCCTGGCCCTCCCCACCGCCAGCTGGCCGCCGGGGGCCTACCTGATCCGGCTCGACTCCAGGCGGGGACAGCGCTTCGTGCCGCTGACGGTGCGCTCGCCCGACACGCGGGGGCGGCTGGTCCTGGTCGACGACGTCACCACGTGGCAGGCGTACAACGAGTGGGGTGGTCTCAGCCTCTACCACGGCCTCGGCGGCGAGGTCGACTTCGCTGGCCGGAGCCGGGCCGTCTCCTTCGACCGTCCGTACGCAGGCGACGGGTCAGGTGGTTTCCTCCAGCAGGACCTGCCCGCGATCGCGCACGCCGAGCGCCTCGGGCTCTGCCTCGCCTACGCCACCGATGTCGACGTCCACGCCGTGGCCGGCCTGCTCACGGGGGCGGCCGGGCTCGTCAGCCTCAGCCACGACGAGTACTGGTCCAGTGCCATGCGGGCGGCAGTGACCCAGGCGCGGGACACGGGCGCCAACGTCGCGTTCCTCGGCGCCAATGCCGTCTTCCGTCACATGCGGTTCGGCTCGACGTGGTTCGGACCGGACCGGCTCGAGATCGACTACAAGCGGCTCTCGGATCCGTGGTACGGGCGCGACGACAGTGAGGTGACCGTGGACTGGCGCGAGCCCCCGGTCCCGAGGCCAGAGAGCACGCTGACCGGCGTCTTCTACGAGTGCAACCCCGTCGATGCGGACCTCGTGATCACCGACCCGTCGAGCTGGCTTGTTCGCGCACACTCCGGCACGGCGGGGCCTGCGGCTGCCGCACCTGGTCGGGCCCGAGTACGACCGGGTCAACCCCATCGTCCCGACGCCCGCCACCATCGAAGTCCTGACGCACTCGCCGGTGACGTGCCGCGGCGTGCACAGCTTCGCCGACAGTGCCTACTACACCGTCAGGAGTGGAGCAGGCGTGTTCGCCGCAGGAAGCAACTGGTTCACGCACGGGCTGCCCGAGGCCGGGGCAGGCGGAGTGACCGCGCAGGTGGTCGGGGGCGAGCTGACCAACCTGCTCAGCGCCTTCGCGGCCGGCCCCGCTGGCCGCACGCATCCCTCGCGACCGAACCTCGCCCTGCTGCACGAGTATGCCGGCGACCCGGTCGCCGCCGCGCAGCGTTGGACCCGTTGACGCCGACCACAGGGCCCACCACACCGCCACAGCGGCCCACCACCGGGCCACCACAGGGCCCACCAGAGGGCCCACCACACCAAGGAGCAGTGCCATGGGAGTTCTCGACAGTTTCGCGCTCACCGGCAAGGTCGCCGTCGTCACCGGCGGCAACCGTGGCCTCGGCAGGGCGTTCGCCCATGCGCTGGGTGAGGCGGGTGCGGCCGTCGCGGTGCTGGCTCGCGACCGCGACGTGAGCGCGCAGGTCCTCACCGAGCTGCAGGCCAAGGGGATCGTCGCCAGGTCCTACCAGGGCGACGTCGCGAGCCGGGCGAGCGTGCACGCCGCGGCCGAAGACATCTGGTCGGACTTCGGCGCCGTGGACGTACTCGTCAACAACGCCGGCACGTGCATCCACCGTGCGGCGCTCGAGGTCACCCAGGAGGAGTGGTCCAGCGTGCTGGACGTCAACCTCACCGGGGTCTGGAACGGCTGCCAGGTCTTTGGCGGGCGCATGGTCGAGGCGGGGGGTGGCGTCATCGTGAACATCGGGTCGATGTCGGGCGACATCGTCAAC includes these proteins:
- a CDS encoding extracellular solute-binding protein yields the protein MRMHPPLARWAVVGTAVLGLAACAGGSTAATSSDANQKVTLTYWHAYSADSPEVNTLTTVVIPGFEKTHPNITVKAVAFPYDQLHQKLLTSTAGGTLPCLVRSDIIWVPELAQLGAITALDGVMKDYDAVTSRTYPGALATTVWKGKHYGLPLDTNTRVLMYNQATLAKAGMNAPPKTFDELRALADKLKGSKDVAFADNGTSGWNLFPWIWSAGGDITDKGMTKATGYLNSPQSVAGVQLLVDLHKQGQVPDLILGGKGGIDTSVGLPSGQYASILDGPWMFPIFQKQNPNFALKTAMVPAGPGGSVSVVGGEDLVMTSSCDHKDQAAEFARYMLSDDAQTAMAKVGQMPVLADLGSKLTDIQPYYAIFAEQLKSARARLPHPQYPKIESIISTEVQKAFKGQQSVQQALDNAAKQIDPLLAG
- a CDS encoding carbohydrate ABC transporter permease, giving the protein MTIPADTQVRPRRFPWRRGRAWGGSTGTAYLFLAPGLVLFVTLIAYPVLLALRISFYDWKVVQGAVSPFVGLDQYTRALGDPILRKAAVNTVFYLVATVPAQLAIGMALALLLNRAIRGRVVFRALYYLPVITSWVVVSLVFEYLFNTQAGLVNHVLVDWLHVIGAPVDWLGSRWPALVTLSLLGIWKGVGWSMLIFLAALQAVPRELLDSAAVDGAGPVRQFFSVILPLLRPVVAFVTVMLVIGGFNVFISVFIMTGGGPANDTEVVLTYMYKQAFTFLDFGYGSAIAYLLALVIFALSFAQMRLFRYDQEVGS
- a CDS encoding carbohydrate ABC transporter permease, producing the protein MTAVVTSRGRRSGTPWFRYAVLIVGAVVTCVPFLMMVSTSFKKQTFVLEVPPKLIPHDPTLANYQQAWSSTGFATYFLNSVLVAVSTVAGVLLIGAMMAYAFARFEFPGKRPIFLMLVATLMIPGMMLIIPQYLVAKDLHVLDSRLGLVLFYVAGQLAFTTFLLRGFIVTIPRDLDEAMLIDGAGRFRIFWSLILPLCRPALATAGIFSFLGAWDEFVWAVTVIDSPEKRTLPIAIALFQGQHATSWGLVFAASVIAVVPVITVFIIFQRQFVAGVQAGALKG
- a CDS encoding glycoside hydrolase family 15 protein — protein: MTIALSPTRTALVDHSLRVLMAGQAASGAFVASPTFATYHYAWLRDGSFVAEALDRFGETEAAARFHAWVCRTVLKMRPRVERAVAAASGGDVAAMLPTRFELDGREESGEEDWPNFQLDGYGTWLWSFAQHLRRTRQVARPHELEAVELIARYLDAARDQSCYDCWEEHVEHRHAATVAACAAGLRAAGDLLQQNAFRDTAVSLEQILVRDFSRDGAFVKHDGSTAVDASLLWLALPFGVVAADDPLFLGTVARVERELQVPAGGVRRYLGDTFYGGGEWVILTAWLGWAHHTAGREHAALECLKWVESTATASLDLPEQVDTHPQSPGHVAEWVDRWGPSATPLLWSHAMYLTLVDELGLR
- a CDS encoding glycoside hydrolase family 66 protein — protein: MSTLLDLRLERSDARPQDEVVLLLDTPSTMATTPTATRSASLTVTSLGDRILTREIDLVAGRQRIVLGRFDAGSYAVTVRVDDDVAHTAYDVLEDRATRPRYGFVTDFRPGRSDGEAVAESLRAFHLTHVQFYDWMYRHAELLPPEDVFVDTLGRELSLAVVRDFIEAVHDAGAEALAYAAVYAAGKDYAAAHPEELIHHPDGSPWMLGDFLWNTDLSAGSSWSRHIVEEMGLAVEIVGFDGLHLDQYGDPKLATTATGGVLDLAAAFPAFIDAVRRRLPAATLIFNNVNNFPTRTTVTAAQDATYIEVWSPHDDHADLVDLVRGARALAPSRPVILAAYLEPFANGCGPAELAAAKLALATTWAEGGQYLLFGESAGVLVHPYYPNYATLTEPATRELRAFVDFSVANGDLLFDPDLLEATTHLVGGINGDVTVEGVPVALRPTAGAVWVRAATCGARLVIQLVDYTSQADGRWNVPRQETVPVTGVRLAVRVASETVRVRGGHPGAGPGLRELAATRDGEVVTIEVPSFEAWAMVVIDR
- a CDS encoding N,N-dimethylformamidase beta subunit family domain-containing protein — protein: MFAHTPARRGLRLPHLVGPEYDRVNPIVPTPATIEVLTHSPVTCRGVHSFADSAYYTVRSGAGVFAAGSNWFTHGLPEAGAGGVTAQVVGGELTNLLSAFAAGPAGRTHPSRPNLALLHEYAGDPVAAAQRWTR
- a CDS encoding SDR family NAD(P)-dependent oxidoreductase is translated as MGVLDSFALTGKVAVVTGGNRGLGRAFAHALGEAGAAVAVLARDRDVSAQVLTELQAKGIVARSYQGDVASRASVHAAAEDIWSDFGAVDVLVNNAGTCIHRAALEVTQEEWSSVLDVNLTGVWNGCQVFGGRMVEAGGGVIVNIGSMSGDIVNRPQWQPAYNASKAAVHHLTRSLAAEWAPLGVRVNAVAPGYVRTEMTPIDRPEFRSRWIDDTPQQRAATPDEIAPAVVFLASPASAYMTGSVLTIDGGYTVF